The following proteins are co-located in the Chryseobacterium daecheongense genome:
- a CDS encoding multicopper oxidase domain-containing protein, protein MNISQNISLKVLLTVFILLCSKTIFAQKVVRYELYVKDTIVNYAGKEKRAIAVNGQIPMPTLTFTEGDIAEIVVHNQLKENTSLHWHGVFLPNKEDGVPFLTQNPIKPGETYTYRFPVIQNGTHWYHSHSGMQEQIGMYGSLILKKREEDKRFRKGIDDLPTVPVILSEWTNLNPDNIHRMLHNANDWAGIKKNATQSYVEAIKEGYFKTKIANEWKRMTAMDVSDVYYDKILMNGNNATDLKTVDGKTLKAGDKVRLRISNGGASSYFWLRYAGGKITVVANDGNDVEPVEVDRLIIAVSETYDVVVTIPEDGVSYEFLATTEDRTQSASYYIGNGIKQLISPLPKLKYFEGMKMMNGMMKMNGDLNDMGMKMSLNQMDMNVVMYPEITGEAKKKGKQKEEPKEDHSKHTMNMDMDNDPNRYNANALGDIKTLNYAMLQSPFDTTLPKDAPVKELRFTLTGNMNRYVWSMDNKVLSETDKIPVKKGEILRITIYNNSMMRHPMHLHGFDFRVINGKGEKSPLKNVLDIMPMETDTIEFLANEEGDWFFHCHILYHMMSGMNRVFAVGDYKNPLLPDKEKAYMALQMESNMPHFMAQNDFATNGNDGQAMLQNARWSLGTEWRLGYNSMHGYEVETHLGRYIGKMQWFMPFIGFDYRYRKMGIDEHETNIFGQKNEKDSRRAFSLGFMYTLPMLVNFQAEVYHDGIVRLQLMREDIPISRRLRGDFMINTDREYMAGLSYIINKNINIRTHYDSDMGFGAGITLNY, encoded by the coding sequence ATGAATATATCCCAAAATATCTCGTTAAAGGTACTTCTGACAGTATTTATACTCCTGTGCTCGAAGACTATTTTCGCGCAAAAAGTCGTCCGTTACGAGCTATATGTAAAAGATACCATAGTTAATTACGCAGGTAAAGAAAAAAGAGCCATTGCAGTAAACGGGCAAATACCGATGCCTACATTGACCTTTACGGAAGGTGACATTGCTGAAATAGTGGTCCACAACCAGTTAAAAGAAAATACTTCGCTGCACTGGCACGGAGTCTTTTTACCCAATAAGGAAGATGGTGTGCCTTTTCTCACCCAAAATCCAATAAAACCAGGTGAAACCTACACTTATCGCTTTCCAGTGATTCAAAACGGTACTCATTGGTACCATTCCCATTCAGGAATGCAGGAGCAAATTGGTATGTATGGGAGCCTCATCCTGAAAAAGCGTGAAGAGGATAAAAGATTTAGAAAAGGAATCGACGATTTGCCAACCGTTCCTGTTATTTTAAGTGAATGGACAAACCTTAATCCGGACAATATTCACAGAATGCTTCATAACGCCAATGATTGGGCAGGAATAAAAAAGAATGCAACACAATCTTATGTCGAAGCTATCAAGGAAGGTTATTTTAAAACCAAAATCGCCAATGAATGGAAGCGTATGACAGCAATGGATGTAAGTGATGTGTATTACGATAAAATATTAATGAACGGGAATAACGCTACAGATTTAAAAACCGTTGATGGTAAAACATTAAAAGCCGGCGATAAAGTAAGGTTACGAATATCAAACGGTGGTGCATCATCTTACTTTTGGCTTCGCTATGCAGGAGGAAAAATAACGGTTGTCGCCAACGATGGAAATGACGTTGAACCGGTAGAAGTCGACCGTTTGATCATTGCCGTCTCCGAGACTTATGATGTAGTTGTAACAATTCCTGAAGATGGTGTTTCTTACGAGTTTTTAGCTACTACTGAAGACAGAACCCAGTCAGCCAGTTATTACATTGGAAATGGGATAAAACAGCTTATTTCACCACTTCCAAAATTAAAATATTTTGAAGGAATGAAAATGATGAACGGGATGATGAAAATGAACGGAGACCTGAATGATATGGGCATGAAAATGAGCTTAAACCAAATGGATATGAATGTCGTGATGTATCCCGAAATTACAGGAGAAGCTAAGAAAAAAGGCAAGCAAAAGGAAGAACCCAAAGAAGACCACAGCAAACATACCATGAATATGGATATGGATAATGATCCCAACCGGTATAATGCCAATGCTTTGGGTGACATTAAAACGCTAAACTATGCCATGCTACAATCTCCTTTCGATACCACGCTTCCGAAAGATGCCCCGGTAAAAGAACTCAGGTTTACGCTTACAGGAAATATGAATCGATACGTATGGAGCATGGACAATAAAGTTCTTTCCGAAACAGATAAAATTCCGGTTAAAAAAGGAGAGATCCTGCGTATTACGATTTATAATAATTCCATGATGAGACACCCGATGCACCTGCATGGATTTGATTTCAGGGTGATCAATGGTAAGGGGGAAAAGTCTCCTCTGAAAAATGTTCTCGATATTATGCCGATGGAAACCGATACCATCGAATTCCTGGCCAATGAAGAAGGGGACTGGTTCTTCCATTGTCATATCCTTTACCATATGATGTCCGGAATGAACAGGGTATTTGCCGTTGGTGATTATAAGAATCCTTTACTCCCAGACAAGGAAAAAGCCTATATGGCTTTGCAGATGGAAAGCAATATGCCACACTTTATGGCGCAGAATGATTTTGCTACCAATGGTAATGACGGGCAGGCCATGCTGCAGAATGCAAGATGGTCTTTAGGAACGGAATGGCGTCTGGGATACAACAGCATGCACGGTTATGAGGTAGAAACCCATCTGGGCAGGTATATAGGTAAAATGCAGTGGTTTATGCCGTTTATTGGTTTTGACTACCGTTACCGGAAAATGGGAATCGACGAACACGAAACCAATATCTTCGGGCAAAAAAACGAAAAAGATAGCCGTAGGGCATTCAGTTTAGGTTTTATGTACACTTTACCGATGCTGGTTAATTTTCAGGCAGAAGTATATCATGATGGTATTGTGCGTCTGCAGCTCATGCGTGAAGACATTCCGATCTCCAGAAGATTGAGAGGAGACTTCATGATAAATACCGATAGGGAATATATGGCAGGGCTCAGCTATATCATCAACAAAAATATCAACATCCGAACCCATTATGATAGTGATATGGGCTTTGGAGCAGGTATTACCTTAAATTATTAA
- a CDS encoding multidrug efflux SMR transporter, producing MNWIALIIAGIFEIGWPLGIKMSQQADSNKFGWIFLSVICMTISGAMLWYAQKTIPIGTAYAVWTGIGAVGTLLIGIIFFQDSANIFRLLSALLIVVGIVGLKLF from the coding sequence ATGAACTGGATTGCATTAATTATCGCAGGGATTTTTGAAATCGGATGGCCTTTGGGAATCAAAATGTCGCAACAGGCTGATAGCAATAAATTCGGATGGATCTTTCTATCTGTCATTTGTATGACGATCAGCGGTGCTATGCTGTGGTATGCACAGAAAACCATTCCTATTGGGACAGCCTATGCGGTATGGACAGGAATTGGTGCGGTAGGCACTTTATTGATAGGGATTATATTCTTTCAGGATTCGGCTAATATCTTCAGATTGTTGTCTGCATTGCTGATTGTAGTTGGAATTGTAGGACTTAAATTGTTTTAG
- a CDS encoding PA2169 family four-helix-bundle protein: MENQETVAVLNDLLHISNDRIAGFEKVEGKVWESYPDIKDDYDKMITQSKIMKNELINLITEKGGTPEDSPSVAGSLHRTWIDIKNSFLVGDKVESTLENVAFGEKAAIEAYQQAIDSGHLYDKSLETVKEQLHNIKQSYAQFKKMGDYKKKD; encoded by the coding sequence ATGGAAAATCAAGAAACCGTAGCAGTCCTTAACGATCTGCTGCACATCAGCAACGACCGGATTGCCGGATTTGAAAAAGTAGAAGGAAAGGTATGGGAGTCTTATCCGGACATCAAAGATGATTACGATAAGATGATCACCCAATCAAAAATCATGAAAAATGAACTGATCAACCTGATTACCGAAAAAGGAGGAACTCCCGAAGATTCACCTTCTGTTGCAGGATCACTTCACAGAACATGGATTGACATTAAAAACTCTTTTCTCGTAGGGGATAAGGTAGAATCTACCCTGGAAAATGTTGCTTTTGGAGAAAAAGCGGCAATAGAGGCCTATCAACAAGCTATCGATAGCGGACACCTTTATGATAAGAGCCTGGAGACCGTAAAAGAACAACTGCACAACATAAAACAGTCCTACGCCCAGTTTAAAAAAATGGGGGATTATAAGAAAAAGGATTAA
- a CDS encoding SusD/RagB family nutrient-binding outer membrane lipoprotein codes for MKNKIMISSILFSVLMGCTSEDVNNDPHVTYNTIPETLITYAEKELSDYMNTPSVNENNFRLIMQYWQETVYVNESNYNFTARNVSNNVWTDNYVNVLNSLNKAKELIEQYQPSASEVTSWQAKMQNQLAIIDILSVYTFQTLTDTYGDIPYSQALNNEKYPLPVYDDDQKIYESMINRLMADINRLKEGEGTFGSGDILYGGDIAKWKKFGNSLLLKLGIAISDIDANLARTAINTAISGGVITDQSQNCIFRYLAETPNFSPIFENLANNGRNDFIGGKPFIDYLNATSDQRVTKYFRDVNGVYLGQTIGAPGNFFAFSSPGIFAYIPVTPGNLMTHTEVTFYLAEAAARFGIGGNPETLYKDAVRASFLEWELSAQEAETYLTAHPYNPGNWKKSIGEQAWIALYNHPVVAWNFYRRLDYPALQAPPTAINNAEGKVPVRLQYPSLEATTNGTNYSKAATAIGGDKLTTKIFWDIH; via the coding sequence ATGAAAAATAAAATAATGATAAGCTCTATACTATTTTCGGTATTAATGGGCTGCACGTCGGAGGATGTAAATAATGATCCCCATGTCACTTATAACACGATCCCGGAAACTCTTATTACTTATGCAGAAAAGGAACTGAGCGATTATATGAACACTCCCAGTGTAAACGAAAATAATTTTCGCCTTATTATGCAGTATTGGCAGGAAACCGTTTATGTGAATGAAAGCAATTATAATTTTACAGCAAGAAACGTTTCCAATAACGTATGGACCGACAATTATGTAAATGTACTTAACAGCCTCAATAAAGCTAAGGAACTGATAGAGCAGTACCAGCCTTCCGCTTCCGAAGTGACCAGCTGGCAGGCCAAAATGCAGAATCAGCTGGCCATTATTGATATTTTATCAGTTTATACATTTCAGACTTTGACAGACACTTATGGAGATATTCCGTACAGCCAGGCTCTCAACAATGAAAAATACCCGCTTCCGGTTTATGACGATGACCAAAAAATTTATGAAAGCATGATCAATCGTCTTATGGCGGACATTAACAGACTGAAGGAAGGAGAAGGGACTTTTGGCTCCGGAGACATTTTGTATGGTGGAGATATTGCAAAATGGAAAAAATTCGGGAACTCGTTACTTCTGAAACTGGGAATCGCTATTTCCGATATTGATGCAAACCTGGCCAGGACAGCAATCAACACAGCCATTTCCGGAGGAGTAATTACGGATCAGTCCCAGAACTGTATTTTCAGATACCTTGCGGAGACACCCAATTTCAGCCCTATATTTGAAAATCTGGCTAATAATGGAAGAAACGATTTCATTGGAGGAAAACCTTTTATAGATTATCTCAATGCTACTTCCGATCAAAGGGTAACCAAGTACTTCAGAGATGTAAACGGAGTTTATCTGGGACAGACCATTGGAGCTCCCGGAAACTTTTTCGCCTTTTCGTCTCCCGGAATCTTTGCTTATATTCCAGTGACTCCGGGAAACCTGATGACGCATACAGAAGTAACATTTTATCTTGCAGAAGCAGCTGCCCGGTTTGGAATCGGAGGAAATCCGGAGACGCTTTATAAAGATGCTGTCCGGGCCTCATTCCTGGAATGGGAACTTTCTGCCCAGGAGGCTGAAACTTACCTGACAGCCCACCCTTATAACCCCGGCAACTGGAAAAAATCAATCGGAGAACAGGCATGGATTGCTCTATATAATCATCCTGTAGTAGCATGGAATTTTTACCGCAGGCTGGATTATCCCGCTCTTCAGGCTCCTCCTACCGCCATTAACAATGCAGAAGGAAAAGTCCCTGTAAGACTGCAATATCCATCGCTTGAAGCAACTACGAACGGAACCAATTATTCCAAAGCCGCCACCGCTATCGGAGGAGATAAATTAACGACTAAAATCTTCTGGGATATCCATTAA
- a CDS encoding heme-binding domain-containing protein, translating into MKRVLKIFAAIMLLVFIAVQFYQPARNADKGQVYKTDFIKTHKTMPVEVKTLLQTSCYDCHSNNTNYQWYDYIQPARSLVDKHIKDAKEDLNFNEWTTYSGRKQERLINSIKKQIETKKMPMSSYTLMHKDAKLNDRQIKLITDWLEKQE; encoded by the coding sequence ATGAAGAGAGTACTAAAGATTTTTGCAGCTATTATGCTGCTGGTTTTTATTGCTGTACAATTTTATCAGCCTGCCCGGAATGCAGATAAAGGGCAGGTTTACAAAACCGATTTTATAAAGACCCATAAGACAATGCCCGTTGAAGTAAAAACCCTATTACAGACCTCGTGTTATGATTGTCATAGTAACAATACCAATTATCAGTGGTACGATTACATACAGCCTGCACGAAGTTTAGTAGACAAGCACATTAAAGATGCAAAAGAGGATTTGAATTTTAACGAATGGACTACTTATTCGGGTCGAAAGCAGGAAAGATTAATAAACTCAATTAAAAAACAGATTGAAACTAAAAAAATGCCAATGTCATCCTACACGCTTATGCATAAAGATGCAAAACTGAATGACCGGCAGATAAAGCTGATAACAGATTGGCTGGAAAAGCAAGAATAA
- the xth gene encoding exodeoxyribonuclease III: MKIATYNVNGVNGRLPVLLRWLQEAQPDVVCLQELKAPQERFPLKEINDAGYNAIWHGQKSWNGVAILSKGYEITEVQRALPGDPEDIQSRYIEAIIDQIVICCLYLPNGNPYPGPKFEYKLAWIDRLKKRTDELIKMDLPAIVIGDFNIIPTPFDVHKPERWENDALYRIEVRKAFEKMLKKGWLDSIRTLFPEEKIYTFWDYLYKAYDRDAGIRLDHVLLSPYLSSRLKSGGVDRHVRGWEKSSDHAPVWIELEKEGKQ, encoded by the coding sequence ATGAAAATAGCTACGTATAATGTAAACGGAGTAAATGGGCGGCTGCCTGTTCTGCTTCGCTGGTTACAAGAAGCACAACCGGACGTGGTATGCCTCCAGGAACTGAAGGCGCCACAGGAACGTTTTCCCCTGAAAGAAATAAATGATGCAGGATATAATGCCATCTGGCATGGCCAGAAAAGCTGGAATGGAGTAGCCATACTTTCAAAAGGATATGAAATCACAGAGGTTCAGAGGGCTTTGCCAGGGGATCCGGAAGATATTCAAAGCCGCTATATCGAAGCAATCATTGATCAGATTGTTATTTGTTGTTTGTATCTCCCCAATGGCAATCCTTATCCGGGACCAAAATTCGAATATAAACTGGCATGGATCGATCGCTTGAAAAAAAGAACAGATGAGCTTATAAAAATGGACCTGCCCGCCATTGTTATTGGTGATTTTAATATTATTCCGACGCCATTTGATGTACATAAACCCGAACGATGGGAAAATGATGCATTATATCGGATCGAAGTAAGAAAAGCTTTTGAGAAAATGCTTAAAAAAGGTTGGCTTGATTCTATCAGAACCTTGTTTCCTGAAGAAAAGATCTATACGTTCTGGGATTACCTCTACAAAGCATATGACCGCGATGCCGGAATCAGGCTTGATCATGTTCTGTTGAGCCCTTATCTATCATCCAGGTTAAAATCGGGCGGTGTTGACCGGCATGTTCGTGGCTGGGAAAAGAGCAGTGATCATGCCCCGGTGTGGATAGAATTAGAAAAAGAAGGGAAACAATAA
- a CDS encoding DUF305 domain-containing protein, which translates to MDNQSDHHGMQHKNHTGMYKRFIMMAVAMFVAMYFMMYSMIDGIQNLIPNINNFYMTLLMVSVMLIIELLIMKDMYKNKKINGIIIVFSLALGIFSWFGIREQIMVDDKEFVKGMIPHHAAAILMSEKTKLTDPELIQLQKNILETQANEIELMKRKLEELNKK; encoded by the coding sequence ATGGATAATCAATCAGATCATCACGGAATGCAACATAAAAACCATACAGGAATGTATAAACGATTTATCATGATGGCTGTTGCTATGTTTGTTGCCATGTACTTCATGATGTATTCAATGATCGACGGAATACAAAATCTCATTCCCAATATCAATAACTTTTATATGACCTTGCTTATGGTATCCGTCATGTTAATTATTGAATTATTGATCATGAAGGATATGTATAAAAACAAGAAAATCAATGGGATCATCATTGTATTTTCTCTTGCTTTAGGCATTTTTTCCTGGTTCGGAATCAGAGAACAGATTATGGTGGATGATAAAGAATTTGTAAAGGGAATGATCCCTCATCATGCAGCCGCTATTCTTATGTCAGAAAAGACAAAACTTACTGACCCGGAATTGATACAACTCCAAAAAAACATATTGGAAACCCAGGCCAATGAAATCGAACTCATGAAGCGGAAGCTGGAAGAACTCAACAAAAAATAA
- a CDS encoding DUF3347 domain-containing protein, protein MKSISKIWIAFSLLFSLAIYAQSQNIKTETVKIYGNCDICKANIEKAGNLRKIATVSWNKDTKMATLTYDPQKTSQDEILKRIALAGYDSEKFLAPDNAYAALPECCHYKRDLKPASQNKAMDMNMKTDHMNHDQKKTEENNMIATQNTSQLKAVFDNYFSLKNALVKTDADNASTKASELSKAIKAVEMNQLSNEEHMVWMKVMKDLTLNAEKISSAKDVAKQREIFAVLSKNMYDLAKVSKQGNPIYYQHCPMYNNGKGADWLSLENEIKNPYFGSQMMTCGSTVETLK, encoded by the coding sequence ATGAAATCAATATCAAAAATATGGATAGCATTCAGCTTGCTGTTTTCATTAGCAATCTATGCCCAATCTCAAAATATAAAAACAGAAACCGTAAAGATCTATGGGAATTGTGACATCTGTAAAGCGAATATAGAAAAAGCGGGAAACCTAAGAAAAATAGCTACAGTAAGCTGGAACAAAGATACCAAAATGGCTACTTTAACCTACGATCCTCAGAAGACCAGTCAGGACGAAATATTAAAAAGAATAGCTCTGGCAGGGTATGACAGTGAAAAATTTTTAGCTCCTGACAATGCTTATGCAGCATTACCGGAATGTTGTCATTACAAAAGAGATTTAAAACCCGCTTCTCAAAATAAGGCTATGGATATGAATATGAAGACTGACCATATGAACCATGACCAGAAAAAAACGGAAGAAAACAACATGATAGCTACCCAGAATACATCTCAGCTAAAAGCTGTTTTCGATAACTACTTCTCTTTAAAAAATGCACTGGTTAAAACAGATGCCGATAATGCATCAACTAAAGCTTCTGAACTGTCAAAAGCAATTAAAGCAGTGGAAATGAACCAACTTTCAAATGAAGAACATATGGTCTGGATGAAAGTAATGAAGGACCTGACCCTTAATGCAGAAAAGATTTCCTCTGCTAAAGATGTTGCCAAACAAAGAGAAATATTTGCTGTATTATCTAAAAATATGTACGACCTCGCAAAGGTATCCAAACAGGGTAATCCTATATATTATCAGCATTGTCCTATGTACAATAATGGGAAAGGAGCTGATTGGCTGAGCCTGGAAAATGAGATCAAGAACCCTTATTTTGGTTCTCAGATGATGACTTGTGGCAGCACAGTAGAAACACTTAAATAA
- a CDS encoding DUF3347 domain-containing protein gives MKSKKFNSTYTMKNIFLSISVVSMMAITLFSCTKSPDKNAEQHTDRASSATETQSAAQLENTNTAEQINNKSNEKTAVKDPVNNFSIDPLIKDYLILKNALVADNDQAVATAGKQLLATLEKVDMKTIPADKHKAYMEIAEDAKENAEHIGDNAGKIDHQREHMMSLSNDMADLIATFGTTQKLYQDYCPMFNDGKGAIWISEAKEIKNPYYGNKMLTCGSVKKEF, from the coding sequence ATGAAATCAAAAAAATTTAATAGTACCTATACCATGAAAAATATATTCTTATCAATCAGTGTTGTCTCAATGATGGCAATTACTTTATTCTCCTGTACAAAATCACCGGATAAAAATGCGGAACAACATACTGACCGTGCTTCTTCTGCAACAGAAACACAATCAGCCGCCCAATTAGAAAATACCAATACAGCAGAACAAATCAACAATAAATCAAATGAAAAGACAGCTGTCAAAGACCCTGTTAACAATTTTTCTATAGATCCTTTAATCAAAGATTATTTAATTTTAAAAAATGCACTTGTTGCCGATAACGATCAAGCTGTTGCTACTGCCGGAAAACAGTTATTAGCTACCCTAGAGAAGGTAGATATGAAAACTATCCCTGCAGATAAGCATAAAGCATATATGGAAATTGCAGAAGACGCTAAAGAGAATGCGGAGCATATTGGAGATAATGCAGGAAAAATAGATCACCAAAGGGAACACATGATGTCATTAAGTAATGACATGGCTGATCTTATTGCAACATTTGGAACGACCCAAAAATTGTATCAGGATTACTGCCCGATGTTCAACGATGGAAAAGGTGCCATCTGGATCAGCGAAGCAAAAGAAATTAAAAACCCTTATTACGGTAATAAGATGCTCACTTGTGGTTCCGTAAAAAAGGAGTTTTAA
- a CDS encoding membrane assembly protein AsmA — protein MEKFIKIILKVLKWLGISIASILFLMFIIPILVPGTISQQVKIFANKHLAGKLDYKKTHLSFFRHFPSLTVSVDQLILKGSKPFQEDTLLAAREVAVGINLKNLIFDREVKIDEIYVTDANANVFVNSKGEANYNVYVSKSSQTPKDSTEEGASIKLDLIKFRNWNIKYNDHSARVLVDAKGLNYTGKGGFSKDIFDLQTDLEINKVDFALNRIYYAKQKSLRADLITRINTNALTFVLRKNELRINDLPLKFTGSLSILKDGYNLDINAASEKTTIRDMISVLPPQYLDWAKDTKIEGNSDLFFSLKGRFSEPKKLKPRLNARLLVKDGFVSNGKAPVPMNNLNMDLMVDLPSLDAEQMNLNLRNLSFDLGKNNNFRAVVRTKGLNEMMVNADVKGAVDLQTLDQALGLKNIDVRGLMDTNIKANGIFSLDKKLFPKTEGYFHLKEGWLKTKYYPNPIQNINLTANINNTDGTFKSLGVKLDPFSFDFEGNPVYVNADLHDFEDLLYKVKAKGVLNVGRIYKVFAKEGFDVSGLIMADLSLNGRQSYATTGQYSKLDNKGTLILKNIKATTSYLPKSFYIKEGNFQFKNEKMWFRKFLATYGKSDFALNGYLLNTINYFIERKGTLHGKFGLNSNYILIDEFMALKDGDNADKSIEVEYAKVENPKSSGVVIIPKNLDVSLEAHVKKVEFKGLDLNHLQGLASVNTGQVYLKNTSFDIIGSRMNIDARYQDESPLTANYDIVLKVLDFDVQRAYKEIDMVREMVTAAKNVKGIVSLDYKLKGDFDKNMRPIYPSLEGGGIVNLRDVEVKNLKMLSVIGDNVGANAFNNPDMKGVNIETVIKNNLIHVDKFTFKVSVLRPSISGTTSFNGLLDLRVRIGLPPGGWIGFPVVVTGTHDKPKIKIFSKTGQGIVDALYNTKSNKVIRQERRAEKKSRVQQRKEKEAQEKKAENAEKQIKKDLKEK, from the coding sequence ATGGAAAAGTTTATAAAAATAATTTTGAAAGTTTTGAAATGGCTGGGAATTTCTATAGCATCCATTCTTTTTCTGATGTTCATCATCCCTATATTGGTTCCGGGAACTATTTCCCAGCAGGTAAAAATATTTGCCAATAAACATCTTGCGGGTAAACTGGATTATAAAAAGACCCACCTCTCCTTTTTCAGGCATTTCCCATCGCTAACGGTTTCTGTGGATCAGCTTATCCTGAAAGGTTCAAAGCCATTTCAGGAAGATACTCTACTTGCCGCTAGAGAAGTGGCCGTGGGAATCAATCTTAAAAACCTGATCTTTGACCGTGAGGTGAAGATTGATGAAATATATGTAACGGATGCCAACGCGAATGTTTTCGTCAACAGTAAAGGAGAAGCCAACTATAATGTTTATGTTTCCAAGTCCTCACAAACACCTAAGGATAGTACAGAAGAAGGAGCATCTATAAAGCTGGACCTTATCAAATTCAGAAACTGGAATATCAAATACAATGATCATTCTGCCAGAGTGCTGGTAGATGCCAAAGGCTTGAATTACACAGGTAAAGGTGGATTCAGCAAAGATATTTTTGATCTGCAAACCGATCTGGAGATCAATAAAGTAGACTTTGCCCTCAACAGAATCTATTACGCCAAACAAAAAAGTTTGCGTGCAGATCTCATTACGCGGATCAATACGAATGCATTAACTTTTGTATTAAGGAAAAACGAATTAAGGATCAATGATCTGCCCTTAAAATTTACAGGTTCTCTTAGTATTTTGAAAGACGGATATAATCTCGACATCAATGCTGCATCTGAAAAGACAACGATCCGTGATATGATCTCGGTACTGCCGCCGCAATATCTAGACTGGGCAAAAGACACTAAAATTGAAGGAAACAGCGATCTGTTTTTCAGCCTGAAAGGAAGATTCAGTGAACCTAAAAAGCTGAAACCAAGGTTAAATGCCAGACTGCTGGTAAAAGATGGATTTGTATCCAATGGAAAAGCTCCTGTTCCTATGAACAACCTGAATATGGATCTTATGGTAGATCTTCCTTCATTAGATGCGGAACAGATGAATCTGAATCTCAGGAATCTGAGTTTTGATCTGGGTAAAAATAATAATTTCCGTGCGGTTGTAAGAACGAAAGGACTTAATGAAATGATGGTGAATGCCGATGTAAAAGGCGCTGTTGATCTTCAGACTCTTGATCAGGCATTAGGTTTGAAGAATATTGATGTTCGTGGGCTTATGGATACGAATATCAAGGCAAACGGGATCTTCAGCCTGGATAAAAAATTATTCCCAAAGACGGAGGGTTATTTTCATTTAAAAGAGGGTTGGCTGAAGACGAAATATTACCCCAACCCTATTCAGAATATCAACCTGACCGCCAATATTAATAATACAGACGGAACGTTTAAAAGCCTTGGAGTGAAATTGGATCCTTTTAGTTTTGATTTTGAAGGGAATCCTGTCTATGTTAATGCTGATCTGCATGATTTTGAAGATCTGCTTTATAAAGTTAAAGCAAAAGGTGTTTTGAATGTGGGCAGAATCTATAAAGTTTTTGCAAAAGAAGGATTTGATGTAAGCGGACTGATTATGGCGGATCTTTCCCTGAACGGACGTCAGAGCTATGCAACTACCGGCCAATACAGTAAGCTGGATAATAAAGGAACTTTGATTCTTAAAAATATAAAGGCTACTACATCGTATCTTCCCAAATCATTTTATATCAAAGAAGGAAATTTTCAGTTTAAAAATGAGAAAATGTGGTTCAGAAAGTTTTTGGCCACTTATGGAAAATCGGATTTTGCATTAAACGGATATCTGCTCAATACGATCAACTATTTTATTGAAAGAAAGGGGACCCTTCACGGAAAGTTTGGGTTAAACTCCAATTATATTCTTATTGACGAGTTCATGGCACTTAAGGATGGAGATAATGCAGATAAATCGATTGAAGTGGAATATGCAAAAGTTGAAAATCCTAAAAGCAGCGGTGTGGTAATTATTCCGAAAAACCTTGATGTCTCTTTGGAAGCTCATGTTAAAAAAGTCGAATTTAAGGGACTTGATCTCAATCATCTTCAAGGTCTGGCTTCTGTAAATACGGGTCAGGTGTATCTTAAAAATACTTCTTTTGATATCATTGGAAGCCGCATGAATATTGATGCACGTTATCAGGACGAATCTCCATTAACGGCTAATTATGACATTGTGCTTAAGGTACTGGATTTTGATGTACAAAGGGCTTATAAAGAAATTGATATGGTCCGGGAAATGGTTACTGCTGCTAAGAATGTAAAAGGGATTGTGTCTCTTGATTATAAACTTAAAGGAGATTTTGATAAAAATATGAGGCCTATTTATCCGTCCCTTGAAGGGGGTGGTATCGTAAACCTTCGGGATGTAGAGGTAAAAAATCTTAAGATGCTTTCGGTAATTGGTGATAATGTTGGTGCAAACGCTTTTAATAATCCGGATATGAAAGGAGTTAATATCGAAACCGTGATCAAAAATAACCTGATCCACGTTGATAAATTCACCTTTAAAGTATCTGTCCTAAGACCTTCTATCAGTGGAACAACAAGTTTCAACGGTTTACTGGATCTGCGGGTAAGAATAGGTCTTCCTCCGGGAGGATGGATCGGCTTTCCGGTAGTTGTAACGGGGACCCATGACAAACCTAAAATAAAAATCTTCAGTAAAACCGGACAAGGAATCGTTGATGCTTTGTATAACACGAAATCGAATAAAGTAATACGCCAGGAAAGGCGTGCTGAAAAAAAATCCAGAGTGCAGCAGCGTAAAGAGAAGGAAGCACAGGAAAAAAAAGCTGAAAATGCTGAGAAGCAGATTAAAAAAGATCTTAAAGAAAAATAA